One window of Psychrobacillus sp. FSL K6-2836 genomic DNA carries:
- a CDS encoding SDR family oxidoreductase, which produces MKVVIIGANGQIGQHVVMELQRSDTHTVTAVVRKEEQAQKLKANNIQAIVADLEGSVDDLAKAITGADAVIFIAGSGGHTGPDKTLLIDLDGAVKTMEAAKQVGIDRYIMVSAYGADKRQNWNEGMRPYYVAKHYADRLLEASGLNYTIVRPGGLVNEPSTGKIAVGAEANPSTITREDVAHTLIATLENEKTYKRAFNLVNGEHSIETALKSL; this is translated from the coding sequence ATGAAAGTAGTAATAATTGGAGCAAACGGACAAATTGGACAGCATGTAGTAATGGAATTACAACGGAGTGACACTCATACGGTGACCGCAGTGGTCCGAAAAGAAGAACAAGCGCAAAAGCTTAAAGCTAACAACATCCAAGCAATTGTAGCTGATTTAGAAGGCTCAGTCGATGATCTTGCAAAAGCAATCACTGGAGCAGATGCAGTTATTTTTATAGCTGGTTCAGGGGGGCATACAGGTCCTGACAAAACATTATTAATTGATTTAGATGGTGCTGTGAAAACGATGGAAGCTGCTAAACAGGTAGGGATAGATCGTTATATTATGGTAAGCGCATATGGTGCGGATAAACGTCAAAATTGGAACGAAGGAATGCGTCCCTATTATGTAGCGAAACACTACGCCGATCGGTTGCTAGAAGCAAGCGGTTTAAATTACACAATAGTTCGGCCGGGTGGACTTGTAAACGAGCCGTCAACCGGAAAAATTGCGGTAGGGGCTGAAGCTAACCCAAGTACGATCACACGAGAAGACGTAGCGCATACACTTATTGCTACATTGGAAAATGAAAAAACCTACAAGAGAGCATTTAATTTAGTTAACGGAGAACATTCAATTGAAACTGCATTAAAGAGCTTATAA
- a CDS encoding CcdC family protein, with protein MMLIASTVVAIGMGILVTTVRAKSAKRPASVKKILLPPMFMSTGALMFVFPYFRVTLMEFIEAIGVGMLFSIVLIWTSKFERRDGDIYLKQSKAFIFILFGLLIVRIIGKIILSSTIDIGALSGMFWILAFGMIVPWRIAMYVQFKKLQNKIEKVSVL; from the coding sequence ATGATGCTGATTGCTTCCACAGTGGTCGCAATTGGTATGGGAATACTCGTTACAACAGTTCGTGCGAAATCTGCTAAGCGGCCAGCAAGTGTGAAAAAGATATTATTACCACCTATGTTCATGTCAACTGGTGCTTTAATGTTCGTTTTTCCGTATTTCCGTGTTACTTTGATGGAATTTATAGAAGCAATTGGAGTAGGAATGCTATTCTCTATTGTTCTTATTTGGACCTCTAAATTTGAACGAAGAGACGGAGATATATATTTAAAGCAATCGAAGGCATTTATATTCATCTTGTTCGGTTTGTTGATTGTACGTATTATAGGGAAAATAATACTAAGTTCTACTATCGACATAGGTGCACTTAGTGGTATGTTTTGGATACTAGCATTCGGAATGATTGTTCCTTGGAGAATTGCCATGTATGTGCAATTTAAAAAATTACAAAATAAGATAGAAAAAGTGAGCGTCCTATAA
- a CDS encoding NAD(P)-dependent alcohol dehydrogenase, with protein MRAIITTKYGSPDVIDLREVKNPIPNDDQVLVKIYAASLNYGNLVLLKGKPFLARFAFGLSKPKYIIPGGDISGRIESVGKNVKHFKPGDEVFGDLSGCGWGGFAEYVTVSEHSLVLKPSNISFAEAAAVPMAATTALQSLRDKGKIKSGQKVLINGASGGVGTFAVQIAKSFGAEVTGVCSTRNLDIVKSIGADNVIDYTTEDFTKNTENYDLILAVNGYHPISAYKRSLSPNGNYVMVGGSGVQLTQAMILGPLLSMTGSKKLGSFLQRPNQNDLIFIKDLLEVGKIKPVIDRYYKLSEVPNAFRYFEEGHTQGKIVITM; from the coding sequence TTGAGAGCAATAATAACTACCAAATATGGCTCACCAGATGTGATTGATTTAAGAGAGGTAAAAAATCCTATTCCTAACGATGATCAAGTACTTGTAAAAATTTACGCGGCCTCCTTGAATTATGGAAATCTAGTTCTTTTAAAAGGAAAACCGTTCCTGGCACGCTTTGCTTTTGGACTTTCTAAACCAAAATACATCATACCCGGGGGTGATATATCTGGGAGGATTGAATCTGTTGGAAAAAATGTAAAACACTTTAAACCAGGTGACGAAGTATTTGGTGATCTCTCTGGCTGTGGATGGGGAGGTTTTGCTGAATATGTAACAGTTTCTGAACATTCATTGGTACTTAAACCAAGTAATATTTCATTCGCGGAAGCTGCTGCAGTGCCTATGGCTGCCACCACTGCCCTTCAGAGTTTAAGAGATAAAGGCAAGATCAAATCTGGACAAAAGGTTTTGATTAATGGTGCATCTGGTGGTGTAGGTACTTTTGCAGTACAGATTGCTAAATCATTTGGAGCAGAGGTTACCGGGGTATGTAGCACAAGAAATTTAGATATTGTAAAATCTATTGGTGCAGACAATGTCATTGATTATACTACAGAAGACTTCACAAAAAATACGGAAAATTATGACCTGATTCTTGCTGTAAACGGGTACCATCCAATTTCGGCTTATAAGCGTTCTCTGAGTCCGAATGGCAATTATGTAATGGTCGGAGGTTCCGGAGTACAATTAACTCAAGCTATGATCTTAGGTCCTTTACTTTCCATGACAGGGAGTAAGAAACTAGGGAGCTTTCTGCAAAGGCCAAATCAAAATGATTTGATTTTCATCAAAGACCTTCTAGAAGTTGGAAAAATAAAACCTGTAATTGACAGATACTATAAGTTGAGTGAAGTCCCAAACGCTTTTAGATATTTTGAAGAAGGGCATACTCAAGGTAAAATCGTTATCACTATGTGA
- a CDS encoding DUF1659 domain-containing protein — MANLEYKHAVLKLIFEGEVTEDGKMITKSKSYRNIRSNVTADQLETVATTLSSFSERPYIGAEKIETMQVI, encoded by the coding sequence ATGGCAAATCTAGAGTATAAGCATGCAGTTTTAAAACTCATTTTTGAAGGAGAGGTAACCGAAGATGGTAAGATGATAACAAAGTCAAAATCTTACCGTAATATTCGATCAAATGTAACAGCAGACCAACTTGAAACTGTTGCTACAACACTTAGTTCATTTTCCGAGAGACCATACATCGGAGCAGAAAAGATTGAAACAATGCAAGTAATCTAA
- a CDS encoding ABC transporter ATP-binding protein → MNEKQPQLTGKDQWVVFKRLLSYLRPHKKVIAIALLLLILTVTGDILGPYLIKTYMDDFLTPRHFPTGPLVGLAVGYIFIQIGNVIVSYFQLLTFQKLALNIIQQMRIDVFTKVHKLGMRYFDKTPAGSIVSRVTNDTEAIKDMFVSVLVGFVQSGFLVIGVYIAMFILNVKLALVTTILLPIMAVIILTYRKHSSVVYQDLRERLSQLNAKLAESLQGMTMIQAFRQEDRLQDEFNEINDSHWNAGKRNIKLDSLLLRPAIDLVYALAIIMVLSYFGITSMNNIVEVGVIYAFVTYIDRFFEPINQVMQRLSIFQQAIVAASRVFKLLDEKDLAPNQQNNEFAKIQQGKIEFQNITFSYDGKTDVLKNISFTAEPGQTVALVGHTGSGKSSIINLLMRFYEFEQGDIKIDGHSVKDFKSEEMREKVGLVLQDPFMFYGDIESNIRLHANDMTDTEVREAAEFVQANNFIEKLPNAYKQKVTERGSTFSSGQRQLVAFARTIATNPKILVLDEATANIDTETEVAIQSSLEKMRKGRTTIAIAHRLSTIQDAELILVLHHGEIVERGTHQELLNQKGLYHKMYLLQNNVVDDIA, encoded by the coding sequence ATGAATGAAAAACAGCCGCAACTGACAGGAAAAGACCAGTGGGTAGTTTTCAAACGTTTACTCAGCTACTTGAGGCCACATAAAAAAGTAATTGCGATCGCTCTACTTTTACTAATATTAACTGTAACCGGTGATATTCTTGGTCCTTATTTAATCAAAACATATATGGATGATTTTTTAACACCGAGACATTTTCCAACGGGTCCGCTTGTTGGTCTTGCAGTAGGTTATATATTTATACAAATTGGAAACGTAATTGTCAGCTATTTTCAACTACTAACTTTCCAAAAGCTAGCACTGAATATTATTCAACAGATGCGAATTGATGTATTTACGAAAGTACACAAGCTAGGAATGCGCTACTTTGACAAAACTCCTGCGGGTAGTATTGTATCTCGTGTAACAAATGACACAGAGGCGATTAAAGATATGTTCGTTAGTGTCTTGGTGGGATTTGTACAAAGTGGTTTTTTAGTAATCGGTGTATATATTGCCATGTTTATATTAAATGTAAAACTAGCTCTTGTTACAACGATTTTATTGCCAATAATGGCTGTCATTATCCTGACGTATCGAAAACATAGTTCGGTAGTTTACCAGGATCTTAGAGAACGACTAAGTCAATTAAATGCAAAGCTTGCAGAGTCATTACAAGGAATGACAATGATCCAAGCATTTAGACAGGAAGATCGTCTGCAGGATGAATTTAATGAGATAAATGATTCACATTGGAATGCAGGAAAACGGAACATCAAACTAGATAGCCTATTGCTTCGACCTGCAATAGATTTGGTTTATGCCTTAGCCATTATTATGGTGCTTAGTTATTTCGGGATTACCTCTATGAACAATATTGTAGAAGTTGGAGTTATCTATGCTTTTGTTACGTATATCGATCGTTTCTTTGAGCCGATCAATCAAGTGATGCAACGACTATCCATTTTCCAACAAGCAATTGTTGCAGCTTCAAGGGTTTTCAAATTACTAGATGAGAAAGACTTAGCTCCAAATCAACAAAACAATGAATTTGCAAAAATTCAACAAGGGAAAATTGAGTTTCAAAATATCACTTTCTCGTATGATGGGAAAACGGATGTGCTGAAGAACATTTCGTTTACTGCAGAGCCTGGTCAAACTGTAGCGTTAGTTGGTCATACTGGTAGTGGGAAAAGTTCTATTATTAATTTGCTTATGCGCTTTTATGAATTTGAACAGGGTGATATTAAAATAGATGGTCATTCTGTGAAAGATTTCAAATCAGAAGAAATGCGTGAAAAAGTAGGGCTTGTATTGCAGGATCCATTTATGTTTTACGGGGATATCGAAAGTAATATTCGTCTTCATGCTAATGATATGACGGATACAGAAGTAAGAGAAGCAGCAGAATTTGTACAGGCAAATAATTTTATCGAAAAACTACCAAATGCTTATAAACAAAAGGTAACAGAAAGAGGTTCAACTTTCTCTAGTGGGCAGAGACAATTGGTCGCATTTGCTCGTACAATTGCTACTAATCCAAAGATTTTAGTGCTCGATGAAGCTACTGCGAATATTGACACGGAGACGGAAGTTGCTATTCAAAGTAGTTTAGAAAAAATGAGAAAAGGGCGAACGACTATTGCAATTGCCCATCGTTTAAGTACGATACAAGATGCAGAGCTAATACTTGTGCTGCACCATGGGGAAATAGTGGAACGTGGAACTCACCAAGAGTTGTTAAACCAAAAAGGTTTATATCATAAAATGTATCTATTACAGAACAATGTTGTGGATGATATCGCATAA
- a CDS encoding response regulator, with protein MPTVLVVDDAIFMRTTIKRMLENHQFEVVGEASNGLEAVELYKTLLPDVVTMDITMPGMNGIEAVKEIIAEYPNAKIVMVTALGQQKLIVDALEFGAKDFITKPFDPDQIVNVLHNVTSDM; from the coding sequence GTGCCAACAGTATTAGTAGTAGATGATGCCATATTTATGCGCACGACGATTAAGAGAATGCTAGAAAATCATCAGTTTGAAGTTGTTGGCGAAGCATCTAATGGATTAGAAGCAGTAGAGCTTTATAAGACGCTTTTACCAGATGTCGTAACGATGGATATAACAATGCCTGGTATGAATGGGATAGAAGCTGTCAAAGAAATTATTGCAGAATATCCAAATGCTAAAATAGTGATGGTTACTGCCCTAGGTCAACAAAAGTTAATCGTGGATGCACTGGAGTTTGGAGCAAAAGACTTTATCACAAAACCTTTCGATCCAGATCAAATTGTAAATGTGTTACATAATGTTACTTCAGATATGTAG
- a CDS encoding DUF2621 domain-containing protein, giving the protein MLEGWFLWFILFWVVLLVMLMGIGGFFMFRKFGKALPKKDGKSDLDWEEYYVDQTIHLWNDEQKHLLNELVSPVPDLFRPVAKQKIAGKIGQLAIEEKATSITRELLIRGYIIATPKRDHKFLRKKLAELNIDVTPFNKYFELSVDRPSN; this is encoded by the coding sequence TTGCTAGAAGGTTGGTTTTTATGGTTTATCCTTTTTTGGGTTGTACTTTTAGTGATGCTTATGGGAATTGGCGGTTTCTTTATGTTCCGCAAGTTCGGAAAGGCACTACCTAAGAAAGACGGTAAATCTGATTTAGATTGGGAAGAATACTACGTAGATCAAACAATACATCTTTGGAATGATGAGCAAAAGCATCTGCTCAATGAATTGGTTTCTCCAGTTCCTGATTTGTTCAGACCAGTAGCTAAACAAAAAATAGCTGGGAAAATTGGGCAGTTAGCTATAGAGGAAAAAGCAACATCTATTACTCGGGAACTGTTGATACGCGGATATATTATTGCCACTCCAAAACGAGATCATAAATTTTTGCGAAAAAAGCTTGCTGAATTGAACATTGATGTAACACCTTTCAACAAGTATTTTGAACTGTCAGTGGACAGGCCATCAAATTAA
- a CDS encoding ABC transporter ATP-binding protein: protein MKVFLDLGWFFKQRKKQYLIGILMLLFVAFLQLLPPKIIGYIVDEISQNSLTTEFLVKWLGVLALASIGMYILRYYWRIMIFGSAIFLARQLRENLFRHFTKMSPSFYQKKRVGDLMAHATNDLSAVQQTAGAGVLTLVDSLATGGFVIAAMAITINWKLTLIALLPLPLMAILTSYYGKLLHQRFRYAQEAFSNLNDKSQESISGVKVIKTFGQEKEDTEDFVQLSQEVVDKNIRVAKVDALFDPTISLIVGMCFFLSIVFGTRYILAGEMSIGDLFAFTSYLGLLVWPMLAFGWLFNIVERGRASYDRINNLMDEKIEIDDSPDAVDVKPEGDIYFQMEEFKFPGDDRAALHHVDFTLRRGETLGIVGKTGAGKTAILKLLMREFEGYTGEIMYGNHAIDKYKKRSLREAIGYVPQDHFLFSTTVAGNIAFANAGATMEAVEEAAKLAYIHEDILQFTNGYNTVVGERGVSLSGGQKQRISIARALMMEPELLILDDSLSAVDAKTEEAILEALKAKRSDETTIITSHRLSAIQHAHQIIVMNDGTIVEKGSHEQLMEKQGMYYEMYQLQQLESLVEQGGES from the coding sequence GTGAAAGTATTCTTGGATTTAGGTTGGTTTTTTAAACAAAGGAAAAAGCAATATCTAATTGGAATTCTAATGTTACTGTTTGTTGCATTTCTACAACTATTACCACCAAAAATTATTGGGTATATAGTTGATGAGATCAGTCAAAATTCATTAACAACTGAATTTTTAGTGAAATGGTTAGGTGTCTTAGCATTAGCTTCAATTGGGATGTATATTTTACGTTATTATTGGCGTATTATGATTTTCGGTTCAGCAATATTCTTAGCAAGACAATTAAGAGAAAATTTGTTTCGCCATTTTACAAAAATGTCTCCGTCTTTTTATCAAAAAAAGCGTGTTGGGGACTTAATGGCGCATGCGACGAATGACCTTTCAGCAGTACAACAGACAGCGGGAGCAGGTGTACTGACGCTTGTAGATTCGTTAGCAACAGGAGGGTTTGTAATCGCGGCAATGGCGATAACGATTAACTGGAAGCTAACATTGATAGCATTGCTACCATTGCCATTAATGGCTATTTTAACAAGCTACTACGGAAAACTGTTACATCAGCGCTTTCGGTATGCACAAGAAGCTTTTTCAAATTTAAATGATAAATCACAGGAAAGTATTTCCGGTGTGAAAGTCATTAAAACATTTGGGCAGGAGAAAGAGGATACAGAGGATTTTGTTCAATTATCGCAAGAAGTAGTAGATAAAAACATTCGTGTGGCAAAGGTGGATGCATTATTTGATCCGACAATCTCATTAATTGTTGGGATGTGTTTCTTCCTATCTATTGTATTTGGTACTCGTTACATACTTGCTGGAGAAATGTCGATAGGGGATTTATTTGCTTTTACCTCTTATCTTGGATTACTCGTTTGGCCAATGCTCGCGTTTGGTTGGCTTTTCAATATTGTGGAGCGTGGTCGGGCATCTTATGATCGTATTAATAATTTAATGGATGAAAAGATCGAAATAGATGATAGTCCGGATGCAGTGGATGTAAAGCCAGAAGGAGATATTTACTTTCAAATGGAGGAATTTAAATTTCCAGGAGATGATCGAGCTGCATTACATCATGTAGATTTTACCCTTAGACGAGGTGAAACATTAGGTATTGTCGGTAAAACAGGTGCTGGGAAAACAGCTATATTAAAACTGTTAATGCGAGAATTTGAAGGATATACAGGGGAAATTATGTATGGAAATCATGCGATTGACAAGTACAAAAAAAGAAGCTTACGTGAAGCAATCGGTTACGTACCACAGGATCATTTTCTATTTTCTACTACAGTTGCAGGTAATATAGCATTTGCCAATGCAGGTGCTACTATGGAGGCTGTGGAGGAAGCTGCAAAACTGGCTTATATACATGAAGATATTTTACAGTTTACTAATGGCTATAATACAGTTGTTGGAGAACGTGGTGTATCGTTGTCAGGTGGGCAAAAACAGCGTATATCTATTGCACGGGCGCTGATGATGGAGCCCGAGTTACTTATTTTAGATGATTCTTTATCGGCTGTAGATGCTAAAACCGAAGAAGCCATATTAGAAGCATTGAAAGCTAAACGTAGTGATGAAACAACCATTATTACCTCTCATCGATTAAGTGCGATTCAACACGCACATCAGATCATTGTGATGAATGATGGAACAATTGTAGAAAAAGGGTCCCATGAACAATTAATGGAAAAGCAAGGAATGTATTACGAAATGTATCAACTACAGCAGCTAGAATCATTAGTGGAACAAGGGGGTGAATCATAA
- the serC gene encoding 3-phosphoserine/phosphohydroxythreonine transaminase, with product MSQSNQRAYNFNAGPSALPLEVLEKAQQELVNFQGYGMSIMEMSHRSATFEEVHNEAISRLRKLFAIPNDYEILFLQGGASLQFTMIPMNFLEAGKKASYILTGVWSEKAYKEAKLFGEPVQIASTKENKYRNIPSLDEIHFDSEEAYVHITSNNTIYGTQWAEFPDTGEVPLIADMSSDIMSKPVDVSKFDMIYAGAQKNLGPSGVTVIIARKDFLAKANVEIPTILKYSTHAESNSLYNTPPTFGIYMLGEVLKWIEEKGGLTAIATQNEEKAKLIYDVIDNSNGFYTGHASKESRSLMNITFRVADEELEKQFLAEAKDAGFIGLNGHRSVGGCRASTYNAVPLETCKALSDFMIAFQTKHQ from the coding sequence TTGAGTCAATCAAATCAACGTGCGTATAATTTTAATGCTGGTCCTTCCGCACTTCCACTAGAAGTATTAGAAAAGGCACAGCAAGAATTAGTTAATTTCCAAGGTTATGGCATGTCTATTATGGAAATGAGTCACCGCAGCGCAACCTTTGAAGAAGTACATAATGAAGCTATTTCCCGTTTAAGAAAGCTTTTCGCTATTCCAAACGATTATGAAATTCTTTTCCTACAAGGTGGAGCAAGCCTTCAATTTACAATGATTCCGATGAACTTCTTAGAGGCTGGAAAAAAGGCAAGTTATATATTGACAGGCGTTTGGTCAGAAAAAGCTTATAAAGAAGCGAAATTATTTGGCGAACCTGTGCAAATTGCAAGTACAAAAGAAAATAAATACCGTAATATCCCTTCATTAGACGAAATCCATTTCGACTCAGAAGAAGCATATGTACATATAACATCGAATAATACAATTTACGGTACACAATGGGCCGAGTTTCCTGACACAGGTGAGGTTCCATTAATCGCAGATATGTCGAGTGATATAATGTCAAAACCTGTAGATGTTAGTAAATTTGATATGATCTACGCTGGAGCCCAAAAAAACCTGGGACCTTCCGGAGTCACTGTCATTATTGCCCGTAAGGATTTTCTGGCGAAGGCAAACGTAGAAATTCCAACAATCCTAAAATACAGCACACATGCTGAAAGTAATTCTCTATACAATACACCACCGACATTCGGCATCTATATGCTTGGAGAAGTGTTAAAATGGATTGAAGAAAAAGGCGGTTTAACTGCAATCGCTACACAAAATGAGGAAAAAGCAAAACTGATTTATGATGTGATTGATAACAGCAATGGCTTCTATACGGGACATGCTTCAAAAGAAAGTCGTTCTCTTATGAACATTACGTTCCGCGTAGCAGATGAGGAATTAGAAAAACAATTTTTAGCTGAAGCAAAAGATGCAGGCTTTATCGGCTTAAATGGACATCGCTCTGTAGGTGGTTGCCGAGCTTCTACTTATAACGCAGTTCCACTCGAAACATGTAAAGCTCTTAGTGATTTTATGATTGCTTTTCAAACTAAACACCAATAA
- a CDS encoding cytochrome c biogenesis CcdA family protein, whose translation MSTDVNILLAFGAGFLSFISPCTLPLYPAFLSYITGMSLEEIKTDKKLMQKRGMLHTLFFLLGFSIIFVAIGFATSLVGTFFIQYDDLLRQIGAIFIVIFGLVIVGLFKPEFLMKEKKIQFKNRPAGYLGTIIIGMAFAAGWTPCTGPILAAVIVMAGSNPDAGIWYMLAYVLGFAIPFFVLSFFVTRLNWIRKNSNLIVKVGGYIMIALGLILFFDGLTYIIRILSPIFGDFTGF comes from the coding sequence GTGAGTACAGATGTAAACATTCTATTGGCATTTGGTGCGGGCTTTTTAAGTTTCATTTCACCTTGTACGCTACCATTGTATCCTGCATTTTTATCATACATTACAGGAATGTCATTAGAAGAAATAAAAACAGACAAGAAATTAATGCAAAAAAGGGGAATGCTTCATACATTATTCTTCTTATTAGGTTTTTCTATCATATTTGTTGCTATAGGTTTTGCAACGTCATTGGTAGGTACATTTTTCATACAATATGACGATCTACTTCGTCAAATTGGAGCAATATTCATCGTCATATTCGGTTTAGTCATTGTTGGCTTATTTAAACCAGAATTTTTAATGAAAGAAAAGAAAATTCAATTTAAAAATCGACCTGCCGGTTATTTGGGAACGATTATAATCGGTATGGCTTTTGCGGCGGGTTGGACCCCATGTACAGGACCTATCTTAGCAGCCGTTATCGTAATGGCTGGATCAAATCCTGACGCCGGTATTTGGTATATGCTTGCTTATGTACTTGGCTTTGCTATTCCATTTTTCGTATTGTCTTTCTTTGTCACACGCCTTAACTGGATACGCAAAAATAGTAATTTAATCGTAAAAGTTGGCGGTTATATTATGATTGCTCTTGGATTGATTTTATTTTTTGATGGTTTAACGTATATTATTCGTATATTAAGCCCGATTTTCGGAGACTTTACTGGATTTTAA
- a CDS encoding YvrJ family protein, with protein sequence MEQWLSVIQDVGFPIFVSFYLMHRVETKLEEIKNVLLSLN encoded by the coding sequence ATGGAGCAGTGGCTAAGTGTAATTCAAGATGTTGGCTTTCCGATCTTTGTGTCATTTTATTTGATGCACCGAGTGGAAACAAAACTAGAAGAAATAAAAAACGTACTATTATCGCTAAATTAG
- a CDS encoding DUF2922 domain-containing protein yields MSKTLQLQFETALGKNITISVDEPKSNLTETDLQTGMQAIIASNAFQSDGSPLAVIKSAKVVDRTVTEII; encoded by the coding sequence ATGAGTAAAACACTACAGCTACAATTTGAAACAGCACTCGGAAAGAATATCACAATATCAGTAGATGAACCGAAAAGCAATCTAACAGAAACGGATCTTCAAACAGGAATGCAGGCAATTATTGCAAGTAATGCTTTTCAATCAGATGGATCCCCTTTGGCTGTTATTAAAAGTGCCAAGGTAGTAGACAGAACTGTTACCGAAATTATTTAA